One Streptomonospora salina genomic window, GCATCTCGCGCCGGGCCCCGCCGTCGGCGGGTACGCCGACCGCCCCGGCCCAGGCGGGCGCGTGCGAAGGCCGGTTCTTGACGTAGAAACCGCCTTGGGGGTCGCCGATCCCGTGCGGGTAGCGCTGCACGGCCAGCGGCCGCCCGCGCAGATGGCGCACCATCGGCCCGGCGACGGTGCGGTAGTACTCGGCGAGTTCGCGTTTGGTGACCCCGCCCGGCTCGAACAGCTCCTTGTCGGGCTTGTGGATGCGGACCCGGCGCCCGCCCACCCGCCATCCCGGTGCCTGCTCGGTCACCGCGCTCCCCCGTTCGTGTGTGTCTTTACCCGCAGTCTGCGGCGTTTTACCTGCAAAGGGGCACTATGGGAGATAGGTCGGGGGAAGGAGGCACGCCGATGGCCTCTCCGGTGTGGAAAGGGACGTTGAGTTTCGGGCTGGTGAGCCTGCCGGTGCGGCTGTTCACCGCCCGCGAGCGCCACGGAACGCGCTTCCACCAGTTCCAGCGCGGTACCTCCGACCGGATCCGCTACCGGCGGATCAACGAGCGCACCGGAACGGAGGTGGACTCCTCCGAGATCGTGCGCGGCGCCAGGGCCGACGAGTCGGGCTCGGACGAGTACGTCATCGTCGAGCCCGCCGAGCTGGAGGAGATCGCGCCAGGGCGGTCCCGGTCGCTGGAGATCGGCGCGTTCGTACCGGCCGGCGACGTCGAGGCGCTGTGGTACGACTCCGCTTACTACGTCGCTCCCGACTCCGCGGGATCGGCCAAGCCCTACCGGCTGCTGTGCCGTGCCCTGGAGCGGTCGGGGCGCCTGGGACTGACCAGGCTGGTGATGCGGGAGCGCCAGCACTTGGCGGTAGTGGGCCCGCAGCAGGGGGTCCTGACACTGAGCACGCTGTGGTGGGCCGACGAGGTCCGCGACCCCGCGGAGACCCTGCCCGCGATCCCCGGCGCCGAGCTGGGCGACCGCGATCTGGAGCTGGCCGAGCAGCTGATCGGCGCGATGGCCGACGAGTGGCGGCCCGCCGACTACACCGACGACTACCAGGAGCGCATCGACGAGCTGATCCGCGCCAAGAGCGCGGGCGAGCGGGTGCGCTACGCCGAGGAGGGGGCGCCGGAGGAGACCAACGTCGTGGAGCTGACCGAGGCGCTGCGCGCCAGCCTGCGCAGCGGCGACGAGAACGCCGCCCGGGGCGGGGGACCGGGCTCCGGGCGGCGCCGCTCGGGCGCGGGCGGCCGCTCGGGCGCGGGCGGCCGCTCGGGACCGGGATCGGGTTCCGGGGGCGGCGGCCGCGGCCGGGACTCCGGCGCTGCGCCGCCCGAGCCGCGCCAAGCGCCGGTCGCCGAGCTGTCCAAACGCGACCTCGCGCGCCTGGCCTCCGAGCTGGACGTCCCGGGCCGGTCGAAGATGGATCGCCGGCAGCTGGCGGAGGCGGTCGAGCGAGCCCGTGCCGAGGCCGCGGCGCACTCGGCGTGACCGGCGGCGCAGCCGGACGGCGGGCGCCGCCGGGCTCCCCCGGCGCCGGCGCCCGGGCGCCATCTCAGCCCTCGACGGACAGGTCGGTGGGCACGTCGGCGGGCGCGAGATCGCTGCGGCAGCGCACGTAGCCCACGGCGTGGCGCCAGCGCCCCGCCGAGGCGGCCGCGTCCGGCGCGATCTCCACGACGACCTCCGGTACCACCCGCGCGTAGTCCCCGCGGGCCGAGCCCCACCGCGCGGGCAGCCGCCGGGGCCAGGGGTGATCGCCACCGGACGGGCGCAGGAGTGCCGCCAGTTCCCCCCGGTGCGCGGGGGCGATCTCGCCGGTACGCCCGGCCACGCGCAACGCCCCCGTCTGGGAGTCGCGCCGGCCCACGACGAGTTCGCGGGGATCGCCGGGCTCGCCGATCACCCCGCCCACGATCGCTTCGGTCGTGACCCGGTGCTTGTACTTCAGCCAGTCGCGGCGGCCCGGCCGGTAGCGGCCGCGGCCGTCTTTGGCGACCAGGCCCTCCACACCCACGCGCCGCATCTGCTCGAACCACTGCCGGGCGACGTCGGGCGCGCCGGTCTGCCAGCCGAGCATGACGGCCGGTTCGCTCACGCGCAGCATCAGCTCCTCCAGGAACCGGCGGCGTTCGTCCAGCGGCCGGTCGGCCAGCTCGGCGCCGTCGGCGCGCAGCAGGTCGAAGGCGATGTAGTGGCAGGGCTCGGTGCCGGCCGCCCGCCGGGCCGCCGCCGAGGCGCGGCCACGGCGCTGCAGCGCGGAGAAGTCGAGGCGGCCCTCGGTCGACCAGCGCACGATCTCGCCGTCGACGGCGGTGCCCGGGGGCAGGACCGCCTCCACGGCGGCGGCGACGTCGGGAAAGGCGGGGGCGAGCGGCCGGCCCGAGCGCGAGGTCAGGTGCACCCCGCCGTCGCGCTCGGCGATGGCGCGATAACCGTCCCATTTGGGTTCGTAGCGCCAATGCGGCCCTTCGGGGAAGGTGCCGACCGCGCGCGCGAGCATCGGTTCCACGCTGCGGGAATGCCCGCTGCGCGACCGCGGCAGCTGCGTGCCGGGGCGATCGTGGGACGATGTTGACCGCACCTTGGCCCGCCCGGACGCCGCCGCGCGGTGGCCGGGCGGCCGGCTTCAGGTGGTGCGGCCGAAGTCCTCGGGCGAGATCTGGTCGAGGAACTCCCGGAACTTCTCGACCTCGTCCTCCTGCTCGTCGGGTATGGGCACCCCGGCTTCCTCCACCACGTCCTCATGGGCGTAGATGGGCGCGCCGGTGCGCAGCGCCAGCGCGATGGAGTCGGAGGGCCGGGCGCTGACTTCGACGCCGTTGGAGAAGACCAGTTCGGCGTAGAAGATGCCGTCGCTGAGCGCGGTGATGTTGACCGTCGTCAGGTCGGCGTCCAGCGCTTCGAGCACGTCGCGGAAGAGATCGTGGGTAAGCGGACGAGCGGGCGTCACGCCCTGCTGGGCGAGGGCGATCGCGGTCGCCTCGACCGCGCCGATCCAGATCGGCAGGTACTGTTCGCCGTCGGTTTCCTTGAGCAGGACGATCGGCTGGTTCGAGGGCATCTCGACTCGGACGCCGACAACCTCCATGTACTTCACTGCGGCTCCGTCCCACGACTCGTCGTGCCGGAGGGGGCACTCGCCAAGGTGTGCTCTGCTCCGTCTTCTTCACGGTACACCGCCACGCCGACAGGCCTCCGAGGCAGGTCCCAGACGCCGACGCCCGGACCGGACTCCGGCACCCCTCCCCGACGCCGCATCCGACGACATGACCGCGATGTCCCCGATCG contains:
- a CDS encoding ATP-dependent DNA ligase, translating into MLARAVGTFPEGPHWRYEPKWDGYRAIAERDGGVHLTSRSGRPLAPAFPDVAAAVEAVLPPGTAVDGEIVRWSTEGRLDFSALQRRGRASAAARRAAGTEPCHYIAFDLLRADGAELADRPLDERRRFLEELMLRVSEPAVMLGWQTGAPDVARQWFEQMRRVGVEGLVAKDGRGRYRPGRRDWLKYKHRVTTEAIVGGVIGEPGDPRELVVGRRDSQTGALRVAGRTGEIAPAHRGELAALLRPSGGDHPWPRRLPARWGSARGDYARVVPEVVVEIAPDAAASAGRWRHAVGYVRCRSDLAPADVPTDLSVEG
- a CDS encoding bifunctional nuclease family protein; protein product: MKYMEVVGVRVEMPSNQPIVLLKETDGEQYLPIWIGAVEATAIALAQQGVTPARPLTHDLFRDVLEALDADLTTVNITALSDGIFYAELVFSNGVEVSARPSDSIALALRTGAPIYAHEDVVEEAGVPIPDEQEDEVEKFREFLDQISPEDFGRTT
- the ku gene encoding non-homologous end joining protein Ku; protein product: MASPVWKGTLSFGLVSLPVRLFTARERHGTRFHQFQRGTSDRIRYRRINERTGTEVDSSEIVRGARADESGSDEYVIVEPAELEEIAPGRSRSLEIGAFVPAGDVEALWYDSAYYVAPDSAGSAKPYRLLCRALERSGRLGLTRLVMRERQHLAVVGPQQGVLTLSTLWWADEVRDPAETLPAIPGAELGDRDLELAEQLIGAMADEWRPADYTDDYQERIDELIRAKSAGERVRYAEEGAPEETNVVELTEALRASLRSGDENAARGGGPGSGRRRSGAGGRSGAGGRSGPGSGSGGGGRGRDSGAAPPEPRQAPVAELSKRDLARLASELDVPGRSKMDRRQLAEAVERARAEAAAHSA